A window of Nocardiopsis sp. Huas11 genomic DNA:
CAGTCCCTGCCGCTGACGGCCGCGTTCGAGCAGAGCACGGTCGCGTTCGAGTCACTGGCCGCCGAGGGCGGCGGCAACGTCGTCGGCCCCTTCTCCGACGAGCAGTGGGAGACCCTCCCCGAGCAGATCGAGTCCGCGTCACCCGACGTGGTGCTCTACCAGATCACCACCTACGACTGGGGCACGCGTGAGGAGCAGTCGCAAGGCTACGAACGGCTCGTGGAGACCGTGACGGACGCGGAGGCCGAGCTGGTCGTCCTCACCGCCCCGCCGATCCGCCCCGACGACTTCTACGAGCCCCACGTGGACGACCTCGAACGCGCACCGCAGGTCGCGCGCGACGTCGCGCGGGACTCCGCAGGGCAAGCCACCGTGCTCGACGCGGGCGACGTGTGGGGCCAGGAGTACGCCCAGGAGAGGGAGGGCC
This region includes:
- a CDS encoding SGNH/GDSL hydrolase family protein is translated as MNNALRTLTAVGPLVLLTAACSGTPADSADTAAPADPSPSTAPISSVLFIGDSIAVGQSLPLTAAFEQSTVAFESLAAEGGGNVVGPFSDEQWETLPEQIESASPDVVLYQITTYDWGTREEQSQGYERLVETVTDAEAELVVLTAPPIRPDDFYEPHVDDLERAPQVARDVARDSAGQATVLDAGDVWGQEYAQEREGLADRHPDGIHTCPQGAARFTDWLLDELAGLYPGFTPPAAETWAEGDWAADDHFSAC